One Helianthus annuus cultivar XRQ/B chromosome 12, HanXRQr2.0-SUNRISE, whole genome shotgun sequence genomic region harbors:
- the LOC110895544 gene encoding vacuolar-sorting protein BRO1 — protein sequence MSSPAPSSSAANVMLAIYEKKTVAIDLYRPLRNYIVFNYSEREAQTLEDDLETLKSMRNTIERATAADSLPARRDVLQSYFKALTAVESRFPISSDKDHVNSVTFTWHDAFKNKQKASQQNIHLEKAAVLFNLGAVHSQIGLTFDRSTVEGRRQASHSFIAAAGAFAFLRDNEAAKASIGSSTTVDVSVECSGMLERLMLAQAQECVFENSIAKGSSSGVCSKISKQVSLFYEEALAALNVAPLTNHFDKAWLSHVQLKAALFFAEACYRYGLELHEKEEIAEEIARLKSGIGALTDAKKSSSKGAAAQILDAINKLEINLKTNLERAMKENDRVYLMRVPQASSLPPLPAFAMVKPLNMNEVLDASRDKMFASLVPDSSAKALSRYTEMVDDIIRTQAEKLQQGSELARVSLKEMDLPDSILALEGHSVLPTALWEDVEAVQISGGPAGLEGELQQLRDLSRVNHELLVQTEELIQKEAAEDAQFRSQFGTRWTRPQSTTLTKNLQDRLNRFAANLKQAAESDGKIERSVRDNMALMSILDRRPIESALPTLAKPIMSLDANEDAIVGTLKQSLRQLETLGAQRAGLEDMLKDMKRKDDILPKLMTSTGSYEDLFRKEIAKYNRICEEISQNLQDQEQLLRHIQAQNREFASTFNIEDYRAACEKCYKQIEAAIAKYREIKENINEGLKFYVTLQDAITSVKQQCSDFVMTRSIQCREMIEDVQRQMSGLSFQDGKNSNTCNYPSTGPPQRTSSQPDPTNQPRPQPPYYHQPPPQQSSPPPPAYAQQHPPQPAPTPGYAQHPPYSHPQPPCPYRGGSPSPYPPQQGQQPPPAGGYEYGQPAYPGWQGSYYNAPGQQPGSFPRPPYTAAPSPYPPPNQSSYYNK from the exons ATGTCATCTCCGGCGCCGTCGTCATCGGCGGCGAACGTCATGCTCGCAATCTACGAGAAAAAAACCGTCGCAATCGATCTCTACCGTCCGTTACGCAACTACATAGTCTTCAATTACTCCGAACGCGAagctcaaaccctagaagacGACCTCGAAACCCTAAAATCGATGCGTAACACAATCGAACGCGCCACCGCCGCCGACTCACTCCCCGCTCGCCGTGACGTTCTTCAAAGCTACTTCAAAGCCCTAACTGCTGTTGAATCTAGGTTTCCGATCTCCTCCGATAAGGATCACGTGAACTCCGTCACGTTCACGTGGCATGACGCGTTTAAAAACAAGCAGAAAGCGTCGCAGCAGAATATTCATCTGGAGAAGGCTGCGGTTTTGTTTAATTTAGGGGCGGTGCATAGTCAGATAGGGTTGACTTTTGATCGGTCAACGGTGGAAGGTAGGCGGCAGGCGTCTCACTCGTTTATTGCTGCGGCTGGTGCGTTTGCGTTTTTGAGGGATAATGAGGCTGCTAAGGCGTCGATTGGGAGCTCGACTACAGTGGATGTTTCGGTGGAGTGTTCCGGAATGTTGGAGAGGTTGATGCTGGCTCAAGCTCAGGAGTGTGTGTTTGAGAATTCGATTGCGAAAGGAAGTAGTTCTGGTGTATGTTCCAAGATCTCCAAGCAG GTGAGTCTTTTTTACGAAGAAGCTTTAGCTGCACTGAATGTTGCACCTCTCACCAACCACTTCGATAAAGCATGGCTGTCTCATGTTCAGCTAAAGGCGGCATTGTTTTTTGCGGAAGCTTGTTATAGATACGGTTTAGAGCTTCATGAGAAAGAGGAGATTGCGGAAGAAATTGCACGGTTAAAGAGTGGTATTGGTGCTTTGACTGATGCTAAAAAGTCATCTTCAAAAGGGGCTGCGGCTCAGATTCTTGACGCGATTAATAAACTGGAGATTAATCTTAAAACTAATTTAGAGAGGGCTATGAAGGAGAATGATAGGGTGTATCTTATGAGGGTCCCACAAGCCAGCTCATTGCCGCCTCTTCCTGCGTTTGCGATGGTCAAACCGTTGAACATGAACGAGGTATTGGACGCAAGCAGAGACAAGATGTTTGCTAGTCTCGTTCCTGACAGCAGTGCAAAGGCTTTATCACGGTACACTGAAATGGTTGATGACATCATTAGAACTCAAGCCGAGAAGTTGCAGCAAGGGAGTGAACTGGCTAGAGTGAGCCTTAAGGAAATGGATTTGCCGGATTCGATTCTTGCATTGGAAGGACACTCAGTGTTGCCAACCGCTTTATGGGAAGATGTGGAAGCAGTTCAAATTAGTGGCGGTCCAGCTGGCTTAGAAGGCGAGCTTCAACAACTTCGTGATTTAAGTAGGGTTAATCATGAACTGTTAGTTCAGACTGAGGAGCTTATTCAAAAAGAAGCGGCAGAAGATGCACAGTTTAGAAGCCAATTTGGGACGAGGTGGACCAGGCCTCAGTCTACCACTCTCACGAAAAACTTGCAGGATCGATTAAATAGGTTTGCTGCAAATTTAAAGCAAGCTGCAGAAAGTGATGGTAAAATTGAACGCTCAGTGAGAGACAACATGGCACTCATGTCTATTCTAGATCGCCGTCCA ATTGAATCGGCCCTACCAACATTGGCTAAACCAATCATGTCTTTGGATGCCAATGAAGATGCTATAGTGGGGACCCTGAAGCAGAGCTTG AGGCAATTAGAGACACTGGGTGCTCAAAGGGCAGGTCTGGAAGACATGCTGAAAGATATGAAGAGAAAG GATGATATACTTCCGAAGTTGATGACATCCACAGGTTCATACGAGGATCTTTTCAGAAAAGAGATAGCAAAATATAATCGTATATGTGAAGAAATATCTCAAAACCTTCAAGATCAGGAGCAATTGTTGCGACATATTCAG GCTCAAAACCGTGAATTTGCTAGCACCTTCAATATCGAGGATTACAGAG CTGCTTGTGAAAAGTGCTATAAGCAGATCGAAGCTGCCATAGCCAAATATCGAGAAATTAAAGAGAACATTAATGAAGGACTCAAGTTTTACGTTACTCTTCAG GATGCAATCACAAGCGTAAAGCAACAGTGCAGTGACTTCGTGATGACACGAAGCATACAGTGCAGAGAAATGATCGAAGACGTGCAAAGACAAATGTCAGGTTTAAGTTTTCAAGACGGtaaaaattcaaacacttgcAATTACCCATCAACCGGACCCCCTCAAAGAACATCTTCCCAGCCGGACCCCACCAACCAACCCCGCCCGCAACCACCTTACTACCACCAGCCGCCGCCGCAGCAGTCATCGCCACCACCTCCAGCATATGCTCAGCAACACCCCCCACAGCCTGCTCCTACACCAGGATACGCACAACATCCGCCCTATTCCCATCCCCAACCACCATGTCCTTACCGTGGTGGGTCCCCCTCTCCATACCCACCTCAGCAGGGCCAACAACCGCCGCCAGCTGGCGGTTATGAGTACGGTCAGCCTGCTTATCCTGGTTGGCAGGGGTCGTACTACAATGCGCCAGGTCAGCAACCTGGATCGTTTCCTAGGCCACCGTATACAGCTGCTCCTTCTCCTTACCCTCCTCCTAACCAGAGTAGTTACTATAATAAATAA